The Paenibacillus uliginis N3/975 genome has a window encoding:
- a CDS encoding GNAT family N-acetyltransferase, producing the protein MKEFLPDWDVPKEQRLDWLFNYEIPENQRFIQAVMEGGDIGDIRLRLGIILKETGEFIGWCCTGIKDELLEPKREVMYAISKDHRSQGYTTQAAQGLIKYLFENTHVEEVCALALVHNVPSNKVIQKCGFVWSNILEMDGMPYNSYTIHKNTWIDR; encoded by the coding sequence ATCAAGGAGTTTTTGCCGGATTGGGACGTACCCAAGGAACAAAGACTGGATTGGTTGTTTAATTATGAAATTCCGGAGAATCAAAGATTTATCCAGGCTGTGATGGAGGGAGGGGACATCGGAGATATCCGTTTACGCTTAGGAATTATTTTAAAAGAGACGGGTGAGTTTATCGGTTGGTGCTGTACAGGGATTAAAGATGAATTACTCGAACCTAAAAGAGAGGTTATGTATGCCATATCGAAGGATCATCGAAGCCAAGGATATACGACTCAGGCTGCACAAGGGCTTATCAAGTATTTATTTGAGAATACCCATGTCGAGGAAGTTTGCGCACTGGCATTAGTACATAACGTGCCTTCGAACAAAGTCATACAGAAGTGCGGCTTCGTTTGGAGTAACATCTTGGAGATGGATGGCATGCCATATAATAGCTATACAATACATAAAAATACGTGGATAGATCGTTAA
- a CDS encoding GrpB family protein, which translates to MSDPIIVMPYDKAWKNEFQVIGGQIRQALGEVAVRIDHIGSTSITGLDAKPIIDIQVSVGSLEPMDCRLGLEALGYTYRVNNPDRTKRYFRESGSMRRTHIHVREVGSWSEQFALLFRDYLREHPDARRRYAEVKYQLMDQYHNERERYVEEKGPVIWEIMRKASEWSQQIGWRPGKSDI; encoded by the coding sequence ATGTCTGATCCCATAATCGTAATGCCTTATGACAAGGCATGGAAAAATGAATTCCAGGTGATTGGTGGACAAATAAGGCAGGCACTAGGTGAAGTCGCTGTGCGAATTGACCATATCGGTTCGACATCTATCACAGGATTAGATGCAAAGCCAATTATTGATATTCAAGTATCCGTTGGTTCGTTGGAACCGATGGATTGCAGATTGGGTTTAGAAGCACTCGGTTACACCTATAGAGTCAATAACCCAGACCGAACGAAACGTTATTTTAGAGAGAGCGGCAGTATGAGAAGAACCCACATTCATGTTCGTGAGGTGGGTAGTTGGTCAGAGCAGTTTGCGTTGCTCTTTAGAGATTATTTGCGCGAACACCCGGATGCCCGCAGAAGGTATGCAGAAGTGAAGTATCAATTGATGGATCAGTACCACAATGAGCGCGAACGGTATGTGGAAGAGAAGGGGCCTGTCATTTGGGAGATTATGAGGAAGGCGAGTGAATGGAGTCAGCAAATAGGATGGAGACCGGGAAAGTCAGATATATAA
- a CDS encoding HAMP domain-containing sensor histidine kinase, giving the protein MQKIKAFMKTKAWRRIKFIFSIATILFMMFGAWSISYYITPLLMKWFGWEFSDYWAFVVVGVVALLLLSAVMSIFVPFARNKHLVFYQSIVDAVKRISKGDFDVTIKPNEDFEDEYGTLVESINQMAGELGLMEKMRQEFISNVSHEIQSPLTSIRGFARALQNDELSELERQHYLQIIELETMRLSKLSDNLLKLTSLESDHHPVEPQFFRLDSQLRNLVLVSEPQWSAKGLEMDLNLDKVGIHADEDMLSQVWVNLIHNAIKFTPDKGSIWIIMRASEHHVEVRVEDSGIGIEEVYIPHVFERFFKADVSRNRAQGGNGLGLSIVQKIVQLHNGTIEVTSTRGVGTTFIVKLPLHATRLGEAG; this is encoded by the coding sequence ATGCAAAAAATAAAGGCGTTCATGAAGACGAAGGCATGGCGAAGGATCAAATTTATTTTCAGCATAGCTACTATATTGTTCATGATGTTCGGGGCTTGGTCTATTTCTTACTATATCACCCCCTTATTAATGAAATGGTTTGGATGGGAGTTTTCAGATTATTGGGCTTTTGTTGTGGTAGGTGTTGTCGCTTTGCTTCTATTAAGCGCTGTTATGAGCATATTTGTACCATTTGCGCGAAACAAGCATCTGGTTTTTTATCAGTCTATAGTTGATGCTGTGAAAAGGATATCGAAAGGTGATTTTGATGTTACGATTAAGCCTAATGAAGATTTTGAAGACGAATACGGAACGTTGGTCGAGAGCATAAACCAGATGGCTGGTGAACTGGGGCTGATGGAGAAGATGCGTCAAGAATTTATTTCGAATGTTTCACACGAAATTCAATCTCCGTTAACCTCGATTCGAGGGTTTGCGCGTGCTCTGCAAAATGATGAATTAAGTGAACTCGAACGCCAACATTATCTACAAATTATCGAGCTGGAAACGATGAGGCTGTCCAAATTAAGCGATAATCTGCTTAAATTGACATCGTTGGAATCGGATCATCATCCAGTCGAACCGCAATTTTTTCGCTTAGACAGTCAGCTTCGAAATCTCGTTCTTGTAAGTGAGCCGCAATGGTCTGCTAAGGGATTGGAGATGGATTTGAACCTAGATAAAGTTGGTATTCATGCAGATGAGGATATGCTCAGCCAAGTATGGGTGAATTTAATTCATAATGCGATTAAGTTCACGCCGGATAAAGGCTCGATCTGGATAATCATGAGGGCGTCAGAACATCATGTTGAGGTGCGAGTGGAGGATAGCGGTATAGGTATTGAAGAAGTGTATATTCCACATGTATTTGAACGATTCTTCAAGGCAGATGTTTCTCGTAATCGAGCGCAAGGTGGCAATGGTTTAGGTTTGTCTATTGTGCAAAAGATCGTACAGCTTCATAATGGTACGATTGAGGTTACAAGCACAAGAGGTGTTGGGACAACTTTTATTGTCAAGCTGCCGCTTCATGCAACAAGGCTAGGTGAAGCGGGTTAA
- a CDS encoding extracellular solute-binding protein, whose protein sequence is MKRTRFKMVLTILLLGAMLVTGCTSGKSKDSGTLSPDNPVKFSWLVYDRVEGKVRDDWEIFKEIEAKTGVKLEFQIVSQEGLEEKRQIMIATNTATDFIQVPTQDGREHGPEKVFLNLKDYLDKAPNLKAFYEKYPEAKALATGTDGGLYTVPVLEGDAEGKGFNFIWYARKDIMDKDGIKPPTSVDEFYQYLKTLKQNYPDSYPLISNTIVGDTGLYTTFGRVFTGISGFYNIDPTTEQYAFAPYHSNYKDMLVFLNKLYSEKLLDPEYSLLTQAQWEERILTGKSLVTYFWKADLESLVAKARGAGTADYELDAIPSFAVEGIKNYQFSRPVVGTVGRAISAKVKDKERAVQFLDYLVGDEGGNYLSLGIEGKTYTMEDGKPVYNKEFGASPFNTLRKDWGVWYDLITLNNAKSREVWERGLSEKSKDINARYEQYIIPAPKQIVKTEEELELEKSKLNNLNKYLEQKVTEFVTGKTPINETTYQQFIDQAKKFGSDELLNMYNTAYTRTYSK, encoded by the coding sequence ATGAAGCGAACGAGATTCAAAATGGTGCTTACGATTCTATTGCTCGGGGCCATGCTCGTAACTGGCTGCACCAGCGGAAAGAGTAAAGATAGTGGTACATTAAGCCCAGATAATCCAGTTAAATTCTCATGGCTCGTCTATGATCGGGTGGAAGGAAAGGTTCGTGATGACTGGGAAATATTCAAAGAAATTGAGGCTAAGACAGGCGTCAAGCTTGAGTTTCAAATCGTAAGCCAGGAAGGGCTTGAGGAAAAAAGACAAATTATGATCGCAACGAACACAGCAACCGATTTTATCCAAGTACCGACTCAAGACGGAAGGGAGCATGGACCGGAGAAGGTATTTTTAAACTTAAAGGATTATCTGGATAAAGCTCCAAACTTGAAAGCGTTTTACGAGAAATATCCTGAAGCTAAGGCACTGGCAACGGGCACGGATGGAGGACTATATACCGTACCTGTACTAGAGGGTGATGCAGAGGGGAAAGGCTTTAACTTTATCTGGTATGCACGCAAAGATATTATGGATAAAGATGGAATAAAGCCTCCGACATCGGTCGATGAATTTTATCAATATTTAAAAACACTTAAACAAAACTATCCGGATTCTTACCCGCTTATTTCAAACACCATCGTTGGTGACACAGGGCTGTATACAACTTTCGGAAGAGTATTCACGGGCATCAGTGGTTTCTACAATATTGATCCGACGACGGAACAATATGCATTCGCTCCATATCATTCGAATTATAAGGATATGCTTGTATTTTTGAATAAGCTTTATTCGGAGAAACTGCTTGATCCTGAATACTCGCTGCTGACTCAAGCGCAGTGGGAGGAGAGGATTTTAACCGGAAAATCATTAGTTACTTATTTCTGGAAGGCAGATCTGGAATCCTTGGTCGCAAAGGCGCGAGGTGCCGGTACAGCTGATTATGAACTGGATGCGATCCCTTCTTTTGCAGTCGAGGGTATTAAAAACTACCAGTTTTCTCGTCCAGTAGTTGGCACGGTTGGCAGAGCCATCTCAGCAAAAGTGAAGGATAAGGAGCGGGCTGTTCAATTTCTCGATTATTTAGTCGGCGATGAGGGAGGTAATTATCTCTCTTTAGGGATTGAAGGCAAGACGTATACCATGGAGGACGGTAAGCCGGTGTACAACAAGGAATTCGGAGCATCCCCTTTTAATACGCTGCGTAAGGATTGGGGTGTCTGGTATGACCTTATTACGTTGAACAATGCGAAATCCCGTGAAGTGTGGGAGCGAGGTTTAAGTGAGAAGAGTAAGGATATCAATGCTCGGTATGAGCAATATATTATTCCTGCTCCGAAGCAGATCGTCAAAACAGAAGAAGAGCTTGAACTTGAAAAGTCAAAGTTAAACAATCTAAACAAATATCTTGAACAGAAGGTCACAGAGTTTGTAACAGGCAAAACACCAATCAACGAAACGACTTATCAGCAATTTATTGACCAGGCCAAAAAATTCGGTTCTGATGAACTCCTTAACATGTACAACACCGCATACACACGCACGTACAGTAAGTAA
- the yqeK gene encoding bis(5'-nucleosyl)-tetraphosphatase (symmetrical) YqeK, whose amino-acid sequence MQAILKELTRNMNFTHDLKQDIQLFLISNHCPKTAEHCMEVGTEARRVATLFNADPDEAEIGGWLHDISAVIPNNERIAAAKELQIDILAEEEAFPMIIHQKISKVMAKEIFKITNAEILDAVGCHTTLRRNSSKLDQVLFVADKIAWDQSGIPPYIQELHRNLEVSLTYGAFSYINYLWERKESLKVIHPWLRDAYEELNDLLKPQRT is encoded by the coding sequence ATGCAAGCCATACTGAAAGAACTAACTAGAAATATGAACTTCACACACGACCTGAAGCAAGACATACAATTGTTCCTAATTTCCAATCATTGTCCGAAGACTGCTGAGCATTGTATGGAGGTCGGGACAGAGGCTAGGAGAGTTGCCACATTATTTAATGCAGATCCAGATGAAGCGGAAATCGGAGGATGGCTGCATGATATTAGTGCGGTAATTCCAAATAACGAACGGATTGCGGCCGCAAAGGAGTTGCAAATCGATATTTTAGCTGAGGAAGAAGCTTTTCCTATGATTATTCATCAGAAGATATCAAAAGTAATGGCTAAAGAAATATTCAAAATCACGAATGCCGAGATATTGGATGCTGTTGGATGTCATACGACACTGAGGAGAAATTCAAGTAAGCTGGATCAGGTTTTATTTGTTGCAGACAAAATAGCGTGGGACCAGTCAGGAATTCCTCCATACATACAAGAACTTCATCGGAATTTGGAAGTTTCTTTAACCTATGGAGCTTTTTCTTATATTAATTACTTATGGGAACGCAAGGAATCGCTCAAAGTGATACATCCCTGGCTCAGAGACGCATACGAAGAGTTAAATGATTTATTAAAGCCACAGCGTACATAG
- a CDS encoding IS3 family transposase: protein MASYWIEQGYPIRTVLRICDVPRSTYYYRLKHPERQQPISNGRPIPGYSCDQNGKAVSDTRIQGFLRRLIQGPHGASGYRKLTILLRRKYKLVINKKKVYRLCKSLGILLPQRERTNPVPKRVANNRVVNGANQLWQMDIKYGYVAGKRRHFYLASIIDVFDRRIVAYHRGKTCHTQDILRTLQKALLTRKVYGDEQKLVIRTDNGPQFVSKAFHAFCEHAGLEHERTPNRTPNKNAFIESYHSIVERECYQRHCFEDYEEAFSEVDRFIRYYNNERIHGSLHDWPPKEYLRLVNEGTITPAKIAL from the coding sequence ATAGCCTCCTATTGGATTGAGCAAGGCTATCCGATCCGTACCGTCCTACGGATCTGTGACGTGCCGCGATCCACGTACTATTACCGTTTGAAGCATCCTGAACGTCAGCAGCCGATCAGCAACGGACGACCGATCCCGGGCTATTCCTGTGACCAGAACGGAAAGGCCGTCTCTGATACCCGTATTCAAGGGTTTCTTCGTCGTCTGATCCAAGGCCCTCATGGAGCATCTGGTTACCGGAAACTGACGATTTTGCTGCGCCGAAAGTATAAGCTAGTGATTAACAAAAAGAAGGTATACCGTCTCTGCAAGTCCTTGGGGATTCTCCTTCCACAACGAGAAAGAACGAACCCTGTTCCCAAAAGAGTAGCGAATAACCGGGTGGTAAATGGCGCCAACCAGTTGTGGCAGATGGATATTAAGTATGGCTACGTGGCGGGAAAACGTCGGCATTTCTACCTGGCCAGCATTATTGACGTGTTTGACCGCCGAATTGTAGCGTACCATCGCGGGAAAACCTGCCACACCCAAGATATCTTACGTACACTCCAGAAAGCGCTCCTTACGCGTAAAGTGTACGGAGATGAGCAGAAGTTGGTTATTCGTACTGACAATGGCCCCCAGTTCGTCAGCAAGGCGTTCCATGCTTTCTGTGAACATGCAGGGCTTGAACATGAACGTACTCCGAACCGGACACCGAACAAGAATGCCTTCATTGAGTCCTACCACAGTATTGTGGAACGCGAGTGCTACCAACGACACTGTTTTGAGGATTATGAGGAAGCCTTTTCGGAAGTAGATCGGTTCATTCGCTATTACAACAACGAGCGCATTCATGGAAGCCTTCATGACTGGCCGCCTAAGGAGTATTTGCGTTTGGTGAACGAAGGAACGATTACTCCTGCAAAAATTGCGTTATGA
- a CDS encoding response regulator transcription factor, whose translation MITILIVDDDPHIRELVTLFLQKEGFRTSEASDGVEALNKMETDRADLVVLDIMMPNMDGWELCRELRSMYDIPLLMLTAKGETSQKVKGFNLGTDDYLVKPFDPIELVVRVKALLKRYQIAISQTVQFGQVSMNRQTFEVTSCNQKFPLPMKEFELLFKLGGYPGKTFSREQLIEDIWGYDFEGNERTLDVHINRLRERFPENDYAFKIKTIRGLGYRLEVMG comes from the coding sequence ATGATAACGATCTTAATCGTAGATGACGACCCTCATATTCGAGAATTAGTGACCTTATTCCTACAGAAGGAAGGCTTCAGGACTAGTGAAGCCTCCGACGGGGTAGAGGCGCTGAATAAGATGGAGACGGATAGAGCCGATCTGGTCGTACTCGATATCATGATGCCGAATATGGATGGCTGGGAATTGTGTCGTGAGCTTAGATCTATGTACGATATTCCGCTGCTTATGCTGACCGCTAAAGGGGAGACCTCGCAGAAAGTGAAGGGATTCAATCTAGGAACGGATGATTACTTGGTCAAGCCATTTGATCCAATTGAATTGGTCGTTCGGGTAAAGGCACTACTAAAACGGTATCAGATCGCTATATCGCAAACCGTTCAGTTCGGTCAAGTGAGCATGAATAGACAGACGTTTGAAGTGACATCATGCAATCAAAAATTTCCTCTTCCGATGAAGGAGTTCGAATTGTTATTTAAGCTTGGAGGTTATCCTGGCAAGACATTTTCCCGAGAACAATTGATTGAAGATATATGGGGATATGACTTTGAGGGGAACGAGAGAACATTGGATGTTCATATTAACCGTTTGCGCGAAAGGTTCCCTGAGAACGACTATGCTTTTAAGATTAAGACGATAAGAGGACTTGGTTATCGGTTAGAGGTTATGGGATGA
- a CDS encoding ABC transporter ATP-binding protein: MELEMESTKGSISNWRQFMNVINETKPSKLMLMVALLMSIGSTAVALVIPMFTKGMVDNFSIAKLDTMQIVALAVAFIIQAIAAGLSIYMLNLIGQKVVASLRDRLWKKMLVLPVSYYDQNKTGETVSRITNDTGIIKGFITEHLASFFTGIVSVIGSFIVLLYLDWQMTLIMLVVIPLSALVLFPLGKQMFKISKGLQDETASFTAVLSQVLSEIRLVKASNAESREYENGSKGIKSLFRFGVKEGVVQALISPIMSFVLMVLLVVIIGYGGMRVSSGALSTGELVAFILYLIQIVMPMSQLSMFFTQLQKAIGATEHMISILDTEEEEHVKGKEVAKANQPIAVEHLHFAYVEGEPILEDISFTIKPGKVTAIVGPSGGGKTTLFSLFERFYLPTSGIIKLGQDGINEFSLQSWRSQIGYVSQESPLIDGTIRENICYGMNREVTQEELERAAEMAYADGFIRELTEGYETEVGERGVKLSGGQRQRVAIARALLRNPHILMLDEATSSLDSKSEIVVQKALNNLMKGRTTLVIAHRLSTVVDADQILFIEKGKITGNGTHEKLLESHAMYREFATQQLRIQEQYGS, from the coding sequence ATGGAATTAGAAATGGAATCAACAAAAGGTTCAATCAGCAACTGGCGCCAATTCATGAACGTAATTAACGAGACAAAGCCATCGAAATTAATGTTAATGGTCGCTTTGCTTATGAGTATAGGCTCAACTGCTGTGGCGTTGGTTATCCCGATGTTTACGAAGGGCATGGTGGACAATTTCTCCATAGCTAAGTTGGATACGATGCAGATCGTCGCGCTGGCGGTTGCGTTTATTATCCAGGCGATTGCCGCAGGTTTGTCTATATATATGTTGAATCTGATTGGGCAAAAGGTGGTTGCGAGCTTAAGGGATAGGCTATGGAAAAAGATGCTAGTCCTTCCGGTATCCTACTACGATCAGAATAAGACCGGAGAGACCGTTAGCCGGATTACGAATGATACGGGCATTATTAAAGGATTTATTACCGAACACCTTGCAAGTTTCTTTACAGGTATCGTGTCTGTTATTGGTTCGTTTATCGTGCTGCTGTATTTAGACTGGCAGATGACGCTCATTATGCTGGTGGTTATTCCGCTTTCGGCACTCGTTTTATTCCCCCTCGGAAAGCAAATGTTTAAAATATCAAAAGGCCTCCAAGATGAAACGGCATCCTTCACGGCTGTATTAAGCCAAGTGCTCTCTGAGATCCGACTTGTGAAAGCATCCAACGCGGAGTCGCGGGAGTACGAGAACGGTAGCAAAGGCATCAAAAGTTTATTTCGGTTCGGGGTTAAGGAAGGTGTAGTACAAGCGCTGATATCCCCGATCATGTCCTTTGTACTTATGGTCCTATTGGTCGTCATTATTGGATATGGCGGGATGCGAGTCTCTTCTGGTGCGTTGTCTACGGGCGAGTTGGTTGCTTTTATTCTGTATCTGATTCAAATTGTGATGCCAATGAGCCAATTGTCCATGTTCTTTACACAACTTCAAAAAGCTATTGGTGCAACTGAGCACATGATCTCTATTCTTGATACAGAGGAAGAGGAGCACGTGAAAGGTAAAGAGGTCGCTAAGGCCAATCAACCGATCGCAGTCGAACATTTGCATTTTGCTTACGTTGAAGGAGAGCCCATTCTTGAAGATATCAGCTTTACGATCAAGCCTGGAAAAGTAACGGCTATCGTTGGACCGAGTGGCGGCGGAAAGACGACTTTATTCTCGCTCTTCGAACGTTTCTACTTGCCTACTTCAGGTATAATCAAGTTAGGACAGGACGGGATTAACGAATTTTCGCTGCAATCATGGCGCTCCCAGATTGGATATGTATCGCAAGAGAGTCCATTAATTGACGGTACGATTCGGGAAAATATTTGCTATGGGATGAATCGGGAAGTTACGCAGGAGGAGTTGGAGCGAGCAGCTGAAATGGCATACGCGGACGGCTTCATCCGCGAGTTAACGGAAGGTTACGAGACAGAAGTCGGTGAACGCGGCGTTAAGTTGTCAGGCGGACAACGCCAACGAGTTGCTATAGCGAGAGCATTGCTTCGTAATCCGCATATCTTAATGCTGGATGAAGCCACTTCCAGCTTGGACAGCAAGTCCGAGATAGTTGTGCAAAAAGCATTAAACAACCTGATGAAGGGACGTACTACCTTGGTTATTGCCCACCGTTTGTCCACAGTAGTTGATGCGGACCAGATCTTGTTTATCGAGAAAGGCAAAATAACAGGCAACGGCACTCACGAGAAATTGTTGGAAAGCCATGCGATGTATCGGGAATTCGCGACGCAGCAGCTGCGTATACAAGAACAATACGGCTCTTAA
- a CDS encoding NUDIX hydrolase: MFFVNARAFIERDNDGVTELIIQTRVKPGEPEVLELPGGRLELFEPILAGLYREVFEETGLKVVRVEDQDTRSDTIGINAEFEVECVKPFCVYQTVNGPIDSMGMYFICTVTGDLTENGDNTEKVHWRPVDDIRELMNQDPMQFSNVDRAGIMYYLKYRTSR, from the coding sequence ATGTTTTTTGTAAATGCAAGAGCCTTTATTGAACGAGATAACGATGGAGTTACCGAACTCATCATTCAAACCCGTGTTAAGCCAGGGGAGCCTGAAGTTTTAGAACTGCCTGGAGGAAGATTAGAGCTGTTTGAGCCTATACTCGCTGGTTTGTATAGGGAAGTATTCGAGGAAACGGGATTGAAAGTCGTCAGGGTGGAAGATCAAGACACAAGAAGTGACACCATAGGCATAAACGCTGAGTTCGAGGTAGAATGCGTGAAGCCTTTTTGTGTTTATCAAACGGTGAATGGGCCTATTGATTCAATGGGCATGTATTTCATTTGCACCGTAACAGGTGATCTAACCGAGAACGGCGATAACACGGAAAAGGTACACTGGAGGCCAGTTGATGACATTCGTGAATTAATGAATCAAGATCCGATGCAATTTTCCAACGTGGACCGGGCTGGTATTATGTATTATTTGAAATATCGAACTTCCAGATGA
- a CDS encoding transposase, which produces MKRRFRCPVEAKKEYVVEVLSGYRTEMVARKYGMSPKTLSGWVRQYEDEVGDLMVKKQKEAQKIEQDAAKFQELQQKYDEAMKLLGEKELENHILKDLVKKKYPDYK; this is translated from the coding sequence ATGAAAAGACGATTTCGATGCCCGGTTGAGGCGAAAAAAGAGTATGTCGTAGAGGTGTTGTCTGGTTACCGGACAGAGATGGTTGCGAGAAAATACGGCATGTCTCCCAAAACGTTAAGCGGCTGGGTTCGTCAATATGAGGATGAGGTGGGAGATCTTATGGTCAAAAAGCAGAAAGAAGCCCAAAAAATAGAGCAGGATGCGGCCAAGTTCCAAGAGCTGCAGCAAAAATATGACGAGGCGATGAAACTGTTGGGGGAGAAGGAACTTGAAAACCACATCCTCAAAGATCTCGTAAAAAAAAAGTATCCCGACTACAAATAG
- a CDS encoding amidohydrolase family protein, whose translation MDGYKIIDVDVHNEQEDTALLPYLKEPWRSRVAASGIGYAGSGYYSPIGVMKKDSIPPGGGRAGSDPDFMIKQLIEGYNLDYAVLTGVVYNISSTHDPDYAAAICSAYNDFLIAEWLGKHKAFKGAMAVATQDPLLAAREIDRVGGHPDIVEVMISSAARSPLGQRHYHPIYEAAERNGLPVAIHPGAEGGGSSTAPTAAGYPTRYIEWHTCLSQMFMAHLVSMVCEGVFVKYPRLKVVLVEGGVAWLPGLMWRLDKNYKALRSTVPWLTKMPSQYIREHCYLSTQPIEEPDNPQHLIDLFNMIDAENMLLYSSDYPHWDFDSPGHILRKLKPEAKRKIFYENAKELYQLT comes from the coding sequence ATGGACGGATACAAAATTATCGATGTCGATGTTCATAATGAACAAGAGGATACCGCCCTGCTTCCTTATCTGAAGGAGCCCTGGCGTTCGCGGGTCGCTGCATCAGGTATCGGCTATGCCGGCTCAGGCTACTATTCGCCGATCGGCGTCATGAAGAAGGATTCGATACCCCCAGGTGGAGGGAGAGCGGGCTCTGATCCTGATTTCATGATCAAGCAGCTGATCGAAGGATATAATCTGGATTATGCAGTACTCACTGGGGTCGTTTACAATATCTCATCAACGCATGACCCTGATTACGCAGCAGCCATATGTTCAGCCTATAACGATTTCTTAATTGCTGAATGGCTCGGCAAGCATAAAGCGTTTAAGGGAGCGATGGCTGTAGCGACCCAAGACCCGCTTCTTGCAGCGCGGGAGATCGATAGAGTTGGCGGGCATCCGGACATCGTGGAGGTTATGATCTCCAGTGCGGCGCGCTCGCCGCTGGGGCAGCGCCACTATCATCCGATTTACGAAGCAGCGGAACGTAACGGTCTGCCTGTCGCGATTCATCCGGGAGCAGAGGGTGGGGGGAGCTCAACGGCTCCAACCGCTGCTGGTTATCCGACTCGTTACATTGAGTGGCACACTTGTTTGTCTCAGATGTTTATGGCACATCTGGTGAGTATGGTATGCGAAGGGGTTTTTGTGAAGTACCCGAGGCTGAAGGTGGTGTTGGTAGAAGGAGGAGTCGCTTGGTTGCCGGGATTGATGTGGCGATTGGATAAAAATTATAAAGCGCTCCGTTCGACCGTTCCATGGCTGACGAAAATGCCAAGCCAGTACATTCGAGAGCACTGTTACTTATCTACGCAGCCGATAGAGGAGCCTGACAACCCGCAGCATCTCATCGATCTTTTTAATATGATCGATGCTGAAAACATGCTGCTCTACTCAAGCGATTATCCGCATTGGGACTTCGACTCGCCTGGTCATATTCTACGCAAACTTAAACCGGAGGCAAAGCGGAAGATTTTTTATGAGAATGCAAAGGAGTTATATCAATTGACTTGA
- a CDS encoding Rieske (2Fe-2S) protein, with protein MVVHYVLNADEIPEGGHVVVHIEGREIGVYRVNGEYHAINNYCPHQGAPICAGLVSGTTLPSDVYDYEYGRAGEIIRCPWHGWEFDLQTGKSLFSDRIRVKKYKVEIQDGRIGIVLGK; from the coding sequence ATGGTGGTGCATTATGTGCTGAATGCAGATGAAATTCCGGAAGGCGGTCACGTAGTCGTGCATATTGAGGGACGTGAAATCGGCGTCTATCGAGTGAATGGAGAGTATCATGCCATAAATAATTATTGCCCGCATCAAGGAGCACCGATCTGTGCGGGTCTCGTCTCCGGAACTACACTTCCTTCGGATGTATATGACTACGAATATGGAAGAGCAGGCGAGATTATCCGCTGCCCTTGGCATGGTTGGGAGTTTGATTTACAAACGGGCAAGTCTTTATTTAGCGACAGAATCAGGGTGAAGAAGTACAAGGTAGAGATTCAGGATGGGAGAATCGGAATTGTGCTGGGGAAGTAA
- a CDS encoding nucleotidyltransferase family protein codes for MNLEEKLINILKTNENLMRDLEWVRQLGLPHWCIAAGYVRNFVWDYLHGYADQTPLNDVDVLYFNPTDLREESEKDYDIQLINQYDKYNWSVKNQARMHTKNQDDPFVSVADAMKRWPETVTAVGIRLDDDMNIEVIAPHGLEDLFQLIIRKSPYFKDEAYFNSRVNNKRWLDIWPQLRMA; via the coding sequence TTGAATTTAGAAGAAAAACTAATCAATATTTTGAAGACTAACGAAAATTTAATGAGAGATCTGGAATGGGTGCGGCAATTGGGTTTGCCACATTGGTGTATAGCGGCTGGGTATGTGCGAAATTTTGTTTGGGATTACCTCCATGGCTATGCAGATCAAACCCCACTAAACGATGTAGATGTTCTATATTTCAATCCAACAGATCTTCGAGAAGAGTCGGAAAAAGATTATGATATCCAGCTAATAAATCAATACGATAAATATAACTGGTCTGTGAAGAATCAAGCCCGCATGCATACAAAAAACCAAGATGATCCATTTGTATCTGTGGCAGATGCAATGAAGAGATGGCCAGAGACGGTAACGGCTGTTGGAATCCGTCTTGACGACGATATGAATATTGAAGTGATAGCGCCTCATGGACTGGAAGATTTGTTTCAGTTGATTATTCGTAAAAGTCCGTATTTTAAGGACGAAGCATATTTTAATTCCAGAGTAAATAATAAGAGATGGTTAGATATATGGCCTCAATTAAGAATGGCTTAA